TTTTAATAAAAGTACAAATTCTGATAgcgaaacaaaatttaatattacAATTTCGGATTTTTAtgcattttgcataaaaaagcgGCTATTCGATTTTTCCTGAACTTTAGGTGAAATCCAAAACAATCGGCAAATCTGATAAATTAAGTGCTCAAACCTTACAGAACTATTCCTCTTGACAAATTAAAGTAGTAATGTGAATTTCAGATTATGAAAATAATTCTAACGAAAGTGACTGTATTTCACCGATTACGTGTTTCATAAAATTTGAGGGTTTTTTTTGATTAATGACCAATATGTAAGACTCCGAGAGGCATGAACcgtaaaatttaagtaaatatcaTAATCATGCAGCAAAACATTTAAGACATATTTATGAAAAACGGCACAGAAGCAACGTCTGCACCAAAACATAAGCCAAAACTCAACATATATACCTTTTCTTTATCTATCAAAGTTCTGTCGAGTGGACACAACAAATCAAATCCTCTAAAAGAGAAACAAGAGCAAGCTGTCTCCTGTCACCCGACACTTTTTATACTTACTGTCAACACACTTAAACAggacaacaaaataaaatgtgtTTTCCAAGCATTCTTTACAAAGTCTGTGTCCACATTCCAAAATAATTACTGGATTTTTAACACAAACTGACACATCGCACATTTCAATAGGTCATGTACCTCTGTCACAAAGTTAGCATCATATCCACCATTACACTCAGCCATGGTTGCGTAGAATTATCCTTATATCTAAACAGACTGAAGAatgcaaattttataaaatatttttgtaggtCTATGTCTTGCGAAAACTATGACAAGTGTTCTTGTAGCTTGATACAAGTGTTGCTACCGCCGGCCTATGACAGCTATTTAAAGTATACAAAACTCATCCGTTGCAAGATATTCTTTAGGACCTGTACATACCATTTCAGGTGGATTTTTAAGGCGTAACACACCTATTCCGCATTATGTAAAGAACTGAGTTTTTTTAAACGTTAAAAACTGTTGATATGtacaaaacaatttatataGTCACCAATATAAGTAATTCTAAATGCGCAAAATGATATccattattttacaaaaacacgCTTCGTATTGGACAATACGTACAGATTTATGAAAACGCAAGGAATGtacgataaaaaaagaaagaagttgTTGAATGCAAAAATGACAGGAAAGGGGTGATGCTTACTGAATAAAGGTATGcctaaaaacaataatttttaataggTAGCttgttgaaattttaaaatgcggATAAACTTTCAATAAAGCAAATATGCTACCTAACAATTGTAGGAAGTCTGAGTTTTGCAGTTAAACGAAAGTACTTCTTGGAATATTGTTCAACACTTTGTTGTTAAATCAGCATACAATCTTGGTTTTATTGCTTGAACATTAGGTTCTGCATAGTTAGACGATGCTGCTTCTGCTGTTGTGTTGTTTGTTAACTCAGCATAGACGCTTGGTGTTATAAATTGAGGATTAAGATCTGCATAATGAGATGATGTTTCTCCTGTCATTTCATAACCGTCATCATTCCCATCTTCAGCATTTTGCCATGGTAGTTGATGCTTATTAACAAAATCTGAACATAGAAAAAAAAAGCACATGTCTAGTGGTGAAAGAAtttatgtttaattttattaaacagaaagttaaaaataaaagagagtATATAACCAAATAAACAAATAGGAAAATCATTATGCCAGTAATACACTGAAAAGCACACACATAACATATGACCGTCTTTAGTTATGTACacagtcaaattaaaaaaatgtcttatagaCATTAGCAAAGGCGATATTTTAATTGTCTAAATATAGGACTTCCGATGAGCAGTAATCATGTACAAAGAAAAGACACTTGTGTCTACTCTGTTGAACATAAGTAAGTTGCATTCATCCGTGTAAAGTATACTATTCGTATGTGCAATATTAATTGTCGAAAGGAAGCTAACCTTAAAGGCTATTCCAGACAGTAATTCCCCGCAAAAAGATTCTCCCCTAACGTATTTTTTAGGTAAAACACAAGCAATGTGAATTTATCATAGTTCACATAAAATTTCACAGCAGACTCAGGTCATTTGATTAGATTCGTAGTGAAGGAGATTAATTATTGTTGACGTCAGCCCGTGACaacttttaaacaatttttaagcCTACACCGGTCGTAACGTGGTATATTCTGCAAAACGCGTAATATTTGCTTGCATGAACACGGTTAAAACGGTTGAAAGTGTAAAACAATTGATTGACTGTAAGCTGCAAACGTGGTGAAAGTAAACGTAGTTTTCCTAATTTGAACAGTCTTTCTCAGATTTGTACTGAAcgtaaaacttttttattttttggaaactaaTTATCTGATACATGTCTATTACAGAAAGAACAGAAACGTAATTGCCACATCAAATTAATCATCGCAAATTGTGTACACGTGTACACGACTGGTTACTACTGATAAGATAAACGTCATTTGAAAGAAAGTTTTCAAAAAGTTATTTAGACCAGTCACCGGTATACCTTTTTTTTTCAGGGCcaatgaaataaaacaaaaccaaaaaaattaaaactcgaTTAAACTATACGCATTACTCACTCCTTTTGCagaatttctttcttttcatcAGCAAAACAATAAAAGCAACCAAAACAAACGCAAAAATTACAGGAATAATGACTTTAAGATTGTtatctataaataaaaaatacaaataaattgtAGTTTccacattgttgttgttttttctatcGCTTTGTTTTCTGCTCTTTTTTGTGTTGACTGTAGAAGCTAAATGTACCTTTGCTTGATACATTACTGCATAGAAAAACTTACGTGCAATGAGATTAATCACGGTTGTGCGTCGaggcttttttaatttaactagCGAAATATTGTCTTTTAATTAGAAAACATTGCATCACGCAATATATAATTTCCGTACCTTGGAAAATCCTTATCATTAACTATTACACCCAGACATACCGTAGCGTCAACAAGGATCGAAATTATTAGATCGTTACCAGACGcaatttaaaatatgtttttatccaATCAATACCCACTCGAACTTGTGAAAGATGACTGTTCATAGGTATTAGCGGATATAGCGAACTGAGGGAATTTATCGAACTTAAGTCATTTCGTTAGATgcgaaatatcaaaaaataaaaattcttacaGACATCAAGATATCCCATTCTccctatttttaaatatttctcagGCCATTGCGCGAATTTTTCATAATGCAAACTTTCTTGAAAGTGCAGCTGGcgtattcttattttttgtccGTAAACATTTGCATCCGCAAAAACAGATGCTTTGAGGACCAACCGCTTGCTGAGCATTGgcaagttaagaaaaattaaaagcgAAATGAAAAGAGACGCGATCATTTGCACAAATATTACGCCCAACGTTGGATAAATTAAATGTCTAACCTTTTCGTTGTGCAACACGCTCAGCATTTATTTCTTGCATAACCCAATTACTTTTAGCATTCCATATAGATACTGTTCTAACTTTAACATATAGTATGGATGGGTAACACATAAAGTTATTGTTCAATGTTGTTAGTATAGTCGTATTTTTTAACAACGATTCATCATCAAGAAGCGCTTTCAATTCGTACATTTTAACACATTTTATTCCAAGATGATAAATAGACCATGTAACTGTGTAGCATCCATTAGAATCCGCTTTATAACTTACATTCTGCGGGgtatctaaaaattatttttttagaataaataaTGTCATTTAATTTCTTTACGGGTCCTtcagttttataattttttgcataataTTTTCCTTGAAGAAATTTATTcgagttttttcaaaaaaaacaaacaataaagaaTGTGCAAATACGTCGTATATTTCATTCATTGTTAGTCGAACTGAAAATATGTGTCAGCCAGTAACATGAGGATCAAAGATTCTCTAAAATCTCAtctgttattatatttttccatGTGACCCAAATTTTCAACGATaagttcattttaaaattagtaATAATGATTACAAAACACTTGTTAATAAAGAACTCACAGTTGGCAATTAACAGAGATGACGAAGTTAGTTTCATAGTGTCGTAGCCGCGACCTTCCAAATACAGCATTTCCCCACAGTTCAAATCTGTTAATTCCACTTCGCATTTGTACTTCTTCAGTCTTTCATCTGTTAATTTACACGCACCAGGAAGTCTTTTACCTTTGTCTATATAAAAATTTACTTCGGGTTTTGGATGGCCACATATCTCAACTTCAGCTTTTTCGTTATTTACATTAATTTGGTTTGGTAGTTTCATTCCGCAGAATTCAGGACCTCCTAAAACATAATTAAATATATTCTATGTGTCAGGAACAGCATTTACTAACCCAGTGGAAAGTTGGGTGAGTGTCTAAAAATTCTGATCAGTCGTAAtattttttccattaaaatacTATGATAGGATTCACACAAAGTAACCTTCATGAGGGTGATTAACAAAGGATGTTAAATGGGAAAATCATATGTTAAACTTGATATAGGCAACAACTattagaacaattttttttcgttttcaaaatattcaaaaaaattcaaatttatttaAGCTAAAGTAATGATGGTATATTTAAGTGGTAACAAATTTGAAGGAAGAAGCCTTTATTAATTTACGAACAATTGCAACTGGTACTATGTGCCAATTAATAGTGTTTTGTGTCAATTTAATGGTTTGGCATCCTTCTCTATTTGTGTGCGCCAATTTTTGTTAGTAAAACAGTATGATTAATTATTATTAAGTATTAAGTGTTAAGTGTATAGCCTGATTTcaagcaaaaagaaaaagttctgTTAGTTTACACCTATGTAACAACGGATCCATGGACTGGACATATAATACAAAGGAAGAACAATGCTACTTTCGAACCGACAATATTCAAAAATGGAAAGCTGATTTGTATTTACATAACTTTAGAATATTTTTAATTGTCTACGCCGCCTATATTTATGGCATGCTTGCTGCACATCTAAATGAGTTGGTGTTCCTGCAGTCAAATCAGGGTCGACAAACGGCAATAGGGGGGGGCAAGAgaaagattttttctttttttcgtgaCATCATTCATAACGAGTGAGCCAATagcacttattttttaaattatgtacaCTGAACTTCGATTGCACGCACATGCGCTGCATGCGACAAGATTGTACACAAAACATTTGGTACTTATATAGAAATAACACCGGCGAATGCTTACAAAAAGGGGACAACTTCGACGttatttgatgttgttcttataCAGAGCTATATACTATAACCTTGACTGTTAGCTAACTGTTTTGGGAAGATTGTAGAATACTTAAAGTCAATATTTTCTTCCTAATATTAAATTGATAGGATTCTCTGAAAATTGTGCTATCTGGATAGCTGgctgaaaatttcaaaataaatattatcatgaTGTGGCCATCCCCCTGATAAGACATCAGGAAAGGGCTTATGTTCTGTTACTCATATTGTGGGATACCTttccaaataaaaaatagttttacttGGTTTACTTATGACATTTCTTTGCATTGTCCTCATTTTAAGACATAATTTCTTGGCCAATTGAGTTGTGTGGCTTTTACAATATTCAGCTAGTATAATGGACAATATCGTGGAGCCATGGTTAATTTGGATatatatcaaaattttaaatttttgatccTGATTACAACATCTTTTTGCCCTCGGTTCCATAGATGAAATAAGTTGTCgttaatctaaatatttaaagatcAAAACAGAGGGCAAGCTAGCTAAAGTGCTGTTTTTCAAAATCGTTAAAAATTAGCGTGGCGAAATTAGCGAAACATTACGATTCGCCGTTATTTCTATGTGTAGCAAGTAGATGTTGAAAACATCTGTTTTCTACAACTTTttggcaaaaaatattaaattttaagaGATCACTACCTACGCGTAAGTTTTATCACAATAAAAAGTTGTTCCATGATTACAGTTAGTATACATTTACGGATTATACAAGACCGAAAAAGCAGTGGAACTAttctttttaacattattttcctctttttaaatttttttttcactaattCTTaccgaaataataatttgaccGAATACATTTGCCTGTCATTCTAGTTTGGCACAAATTTAATGTGGCACATATTCTCATATAAAATTAATAACTTTAAGTATTAAAATTCGCATTTCGTTATCTGGTAggaaagaaaaatagaaaaatttactGCAGAAACAGAGAAAAGGTGTCTCATAATTCCTAACGTTGTGTATTAACAGACTATTATGAACATTTTCAGTAATGAAGAATTAGAAGAAGACTGATCTGactatttttgttaaaacacCATAAATTAAAAGTAAGTAACTTCCCGTGTTTCATAAAAAAACTGCAATGTAGTAGTACTGAATATAAGTACTCCTACTTATTACTCACCTTGAGGCTAGGCTTTCCAATTACTaggaaataatttaatttaagtaACCGTCCAATAAACATTTAAACATAAAATTGTGACTTACTGGAATACATTGTAGTTGcttaacagtaaaaaaatacattacctATAACATTAAGGTGAAACGTTGCTTTTTCTTCGTATTTCTGAAATGGTTCCAGAGTTACATATATCACTTTATAACATATTCACTTGCATCATCAGCATATGAAACATTATGTATCGTCATCATGCAGCGCATTTTATCACCCTCCATAAAACCTTTTATAGAAAAAGAGGTTTTGTTGACGGTGAAAAATTCAGTAGAAATCCAGTTAGAAGGAGAACCTGATTtaataattgttttgtttttgtacaaTTTCAATTGATAAAGTGTTTTAAGATTGCTGATATTCCAATAAACAGTACAATCCTTTCCTTTCGAAGcttcttttttattgttagcAAGAGTTACGTCAATTCTTCCATCAACTAAGCAAGCAATAAAAAGGCAATTAGTATAGTATTAGATATAAAAATACATAACTTTGCGAAAATCTGTTTTGTCAGCATGGTAAAATATTGAATTGACGCTAATATTTAGGGCATATACCATGTTTTATCAAAAACTGGAAATCTGTACtcgttaaaaaaagttgttttttttactgacGAGTTAAGAAGTTGGTAAGAAGTTGGTAAAGAGTTACGAAATTCTACACGCTGTTATGAAGGTATAAGTATATGGAGAGCAGCTCCGCGAACTAAAGGTTAAGACCTAATCAAACGCCTGATCAGATTTAATTTTTGTCCTAAAATCATCAGTGACGGAAGAAGACGTTATCAGGAGTTGTACGTAGAAATACATATTTGCGTAAAATACAAGTAACTTTTATAAGTCTGTCTTATGGCGCCATGGTAAGAACTGTGCGTCCCTTAATACACTGAGAATAGATAATTGCATATTGTACACAAATACAGAGTTAAGATTCCGGCCATTTAATTTCAACCAAGACCAGTTCTTAGtgatatcttttaaaagactAGTAAACTCATAAAAGATGTCAGATTAAGTTGCATAGACAAAGACAGTCCACTGCGGCGTGGCACGTCTCCGTATGATCTTTGCCTTTTTTGTTCACATAAAATTTTGAGATACTTCGATTTTTTTGCAAACAATAGAAAGAAACAGCTGATTCTGGAATAACATTTTCGCGGTGTGAATATTGCATAACAATAAAGGGGTGTAATAATTAACACTGAAgcaaatatattgaaaaatctACCAATAGTTATCCAGAACAGCAGCACAAGAATCAATGATTTGGTGTATGTCACTTCGACCACATGAATGACAtgcctaaaaatataatataaaaaacgtattaaggaaaaataaatacagaaacAGAAAGAGAATAAACTTTTTATTGTAAAACTAAACTTAGACTGAAACGCAGTTCCTTGATGCGCGGCACGTTGCGCCACGTCACTGCATGagttttacacttttttatttacattaaatTTGTTTCGTGACAAGTTCAAGGCACCTTATCCAATATCCAGAACATAAATTTGCATGAATAACTCTCTCTAAAGCATCAGTTAATTATAGACAAAGAAAGAACCTTGAAGTTTCCTATATTGCCATCAGGGGATCGCACTTTaagcaataaaaaagaaacaactaaaaagcttcttttatttcatAATGGTATTACGTAAATTATCTGTTAACTTGTATAATATCTTTTACTTATTCCTTTTATCACACTTAATTACTTTTAATTCATGTATTATGATGTTTATAATGTATCAACTTTGTATATAAGAAAGagtaaactttttaattttaacttttgtatagTACTGATGATGGGGAAAGCCAAAAAGCTTTtactttagaaatatatattgatttttaaacacaaaatggCGAAGAGATTTAATATTCACTATTTGGCTCACCGTTCCTTAggcaatatttttgaaaatttctcaTAGTCAGGAAACCTCCTCAGTTTCAATGTTTGTGTAACAAAATCTGCTACCCATAATGGTAATTCGTTGCATATATTATGGCGcgtaaataatttctttatattCGATGTAAACCGAGAACTTACCAGCCTGTACCAGCGTTTTTTCGCTGCCAGTCTCGATATATAAAAACGCAAAAGCCCCTGTGGACGAggttgtaaaaataaataaataatctaGCAAAATTAGCATTTTGAATGAGTTAACAATTTCAACGTTATTGAAGAATGTAAACCAGGTATGACATTTTTGTTCCTTCTCCACTCAAGCATTACGGGGTTAACAAAGGTAGTACCGATACCTCTTTTCTCCTTCGTCCATCTGTTTATTTAGTCGATTGTTTTCAGTTTACTGCTTTCTCCAATAAAATGTTAAGCTTGTTCACATATTTTTCTTGATAGTCAGTCACTGTTTTTAGATACTacgttgttttaaaatatttaaaaaaaacatccgCGATACGCAACTTTCTACTTTATTTAATGTCATGTACAATATGTTTCTCTCAAGGAATCTAAAATGAAAGTTCAAAGTATGCTcgtttttagaaaatataattatatttcaCTTTTATTAATTAAGAAAGTGAAATATTCTTTACGTCGTTAACATCATTTTGTGATCTTCGCCACCATTTTCTTGATGACGTGATTTAAAGTTTTCCGCTGTTACTTCTTTCTCTTAAATTTatacggacggacggacggacggacggacggacggacggacggacggacggacggacagacgtagcAGCTTTTCTAATAAATTCTAATAAAAATGTCCTTAACTTAGATTTCTTCAGattcaaataatattaaaataattctaaaatGAAGGTTTTTCATGTATTAAATATTATTGGTATCGGTTTCTCAAACATTCATCACAGGGTAATTGTTTTTCCTTTGTTACTTCAATAAAATTGGTATAGTACGTTAATGCGTGCATACTCTTTGACCTAAACGggacattttctttttcttttgaaattcctTTGTTACTTCAATAAAATCTGTATAGTACGTTAATGCGTGCACACTCTTTGACCTAAATgggatattttctttttcttttgaaattcctTTGCTACTTCCATAAAGTGTGTCGTTCGTTAATGCATGCATGCTTTTTGACGtaaaaaggaaattttttttcttttaaaatgaaaaaaattcacttttttaccaaattttctttttttaattcaatacgAAAATAATAATCcaaatcaatttttctttatattcttcgaatcgaaaaacaaaaaaggaacgcGTGTTCGTAGCAGTTTTTCTCCGCAATCTCAATAATTATTACTTGTAGACCCTACGTGTCAACGCCGGGTTAAGCTAGTCTTTTTGATGGTAGCCGTATTTTTTGCATACAGCTGTATTTCGAAAAATACTAGCAGAACCCGATATTTACGGACTTTTGATTTTTGCACGCTGCCTAATTTTCGAATTACAGAATACCGTTTTGGTTTGTAAAATGAGGTTTGAAGGTTAGGGTTATTtatgaaaagaaatataatttttttttttaaaaatgtgcatACTTTAAAATTTCAGTTTAGATACGTCGCGAAAGAGAAGTGTTGTATGTCATACTGATTAACATAGAAAGTTACGTATCGTACATTTCttggaattttaaaatgttgtaGTATATCAAAGGAAACGAGTTACGATAAAACGAAGAATATAGCAAACTGTTGTAGAAAAAGCATCAAAAACGATTGAATAATTACATCGATGGTTTTAAAGCATAAAAGAGGTAGCAGTATTACTTTGATACAATATAACTTGCTTTGTGTATCTATACCGAGGAATATTGCCCACGGTCAGAATTATGGACCGAGATTGGTCAGGTGGGCACGCTGACCGATACGCTGAACaggattattttttaaagatttacttgtAATAAGTTTGTAAAAACcagattttgtttaaaaagggaATCCTTTGATTTAAATGTTATTGTTTCAACTTTTTAAATACATGTAAAAGGAGAAAACTGTTTATTCTTCGTGAGAAGAAGTCCCACAAATTCAGCACCGTTTTACTTGTTGTTCTTGGTGGTAAAGAATGCTTATATAAAAAGTGCAGCAATTTATGTGTCCACCATCGAATGTTGTGTTTTTGATATCttgcaaagaaatatttttaccaCAGTTGTTGGAACTGCTAAGGTTTGACGTGTGGTCCTGCTTCCATGTGCTATCAGGCTAAAAGTAATGCCTTGCTGGTATAGCCCGTCCACAATGCGTTTCGGCTAATCAGCGTTGCGACTTAATGACCCTCAAAGGTTGCCAAAActgtctataattttttttacttttttgttctGATTTAATTTATCTCGCATTGAGGTTTATTTAAATGCTAAGTCCACAATATTTGTTGTAATTCTGACCACGTTTATATTAATGACTGATTGGGAACTTTTCAAATTAGTCATAAAGCTACCCttgttgactttttagcggcatTTCTAAAATCGAAATTGCGACTAAAGTACTTGTTGAAAGTGAACTTAAGTCAGC
Above is a window of Hydractinia symbiolongicarpus strain clone_291-10 chromosome 3, HSymV2.1, whole genome shotgun sequence DNA encoding:
- the LOC130635912 gene encoding uncharacterized protein LOC130635912, whose amino-acid sequence is MKLPNQINVNNEKAEVEICGHPKPEVNFYIDKGKRLPGACKLTDERLKKYKCEVELTDLNCGEMLYLEGRGYDTMKLTSSSLLIANYTPQNVSYKADSNGCYTVTWSIYHLGIKCVKMYELKALLDDESLLKNTTILTTLNNNFMCYPSILYVKVRTVSIWNAKSNWVMQEINAERVAQRKDNNLKVIIPVIFAFVLVAFIVLLMKRKKFCKRNFVNKHQLPWQNAEDGNDDGYEMTGETSSHYADLNPQFITPSVYAELTNNTTAEAASSNYAEPNVQAIKPRLYADLTTKC
- the LOC130635916 gene encoding uncharacterized protein LOC130635916, with protein sequence MDEGEKRHVIHVVEVTYTKSLILVLLFWITIVDGRIDVTLANNKKEASKGKDCTVYWNISNLKTLYQLKLYKNKTIIKSGSPSNWISTEFFTVNKTSFSIKGFMEGDKMRCMMTIHNVSYADDASEYVIK